The Blastopirellula sediminis sequence GCACGTTGCGGCGGGGCGGTCGGCGTCGATTTCTCGAAGCCAATGTTGGAAAGTGCGAATGAGGTTAATAGCGGATCGAATATCGAATACCTGTTGATGGACGCTCGAAATATCGAGTCGCTAACGACTCGCTTCGGCGGGCGTTTCACGAAGGTCATGATGTACGAGGCGTTGGCCTATTTTGACGAAGACGACGTCGCCAATTTGCTGCGTAGTTTAAAACCGCTGATGTCCGACGACGCGAGGATTCTATTTGCAAGCGTATTGGACAGCGATCTGAAGTGGCGATTTTTCAATACTTGGGGACGACGGTGGAACTATCTCGTTAACATTCGCATGCGGGGTAGGGATCCTGGAATCGGAAAATGGTGGGTCCGGCGCGATTTGGCTCGTATTTGCGAGAAGGCTGGTTTTGATGCACAGTTCATACCGCAGGACGCCGCTCTTCATACGTCGCACTATCGTGTCGACGTAGTTGGGACGCTGGTGGCGTAGAAATCAAAGCGATCTGACGAAAGTCGCGGCAACAGTTGCGAACGTGCCGAAAGGCTACGAGTTCCAAGGGTGAATGGAGAGAAGCGGTGAAACTAGGAGTCATGCAGCCCTATTTCTTTCCGTATGCCGGATACTTCGACTTGATTGATCAAGTCGATCGCTGGATCGTATTCGATACGCCGCAATACATTCGCCATGGCTGGGTCAATCGCAACCGAATCCTCCATCCAACGACTGGCTGGCAATACATTCTCGTACCGCTGCAGAAACATTCGCGGGACGCGGCGATACGCGAAATTCGCGTTAAGGACAACGATTGGCGCGACCGGATTCTGGGGCAACTGAATCATTATCGAAAGAAAGCGCCCTATTTCGCAGAGACTTGCGACTTGGTCCGCGAGAGCTTGGGAGGGGACGACGACAGGCTGTGCTCGATAAATGTGCGCATATTAGGCGCCGTCTGTTCTCGGTTAGGGATTTCGTTCAACGAAAAGGATGTGTTCTCTGAGTTAGATCTAGAAATCGAAAATGTCGAAGGTCCAGGCGATTGGGCGCTGGAAATCGGTCGCGCGGTGGGAGCGAGCGAGTATATCAACCCGCCGAACGGGAAGGACTTGTTCGACGAAGAACGATTTCGCGATGCTGGCATAGAGCTTGTCATTCAAGAGTTTGAGAACCTGAAGTACACGTGCCGAGGTTACGAATTTGAGCCGGGTCTCTCGATCATAGATTGCCTGATGTGGCGACGTCCGGAAGAGATCTTAGACATGTTGCGAGCACAACGCCGGGGTAACGCCTTCGCGGCAAGTTCGGGAAATGACGCATGAACAACGAAGTGAAGCTATTGTCCATGCCGCACAACGCCCTTGCCGTTCCGCTTCATGTTGGTCGTCCCAACATTGGTGACCAGACCATTCTAATGGAACGCATTCAGGCGATATTCGACGGCAACTGGCTCACCAACGACGGACCCTTGGTCCGAGAGTTTGAACAACGTGTCGCGGATTTGGTCGGCGTGCGGCACTGTATCGCCATGTGCAATGGGACGGTGGCCCTGGAAATCGCAATTCGCGCCGTCGGCCTGAAGGGAGAAGTGATCGTGCCGTCGTATACCTTCGTCGCGACGGCTCATGCGCTGCAGTGGCAAGAAATCACGCCGGTCTTCTGCGATGTGGATCCGCAGACCCAAAACTTGGATCCGACCCAGGTAGAGCGGCTGATTACGCCGCGCACATCAGGGATTATCGGGGTTCATCTTTGGGGACGTCCCTGCGACGTCGCCGCATTGGAGGAAATCGCGGAACGCCGAAATCTGGCTCTGATGTTCGACGCGGCTCACGCTTTTGGCTGCTCGCACGAAGGAAAGATGATCGGCAGCTTCGGCCGGTGTGAGGTCTTTAGCTTTCATGCGACGAAGTTTGTGCATTGCGGCGAAGGGGGGGCGATCGTTACCGACGACGATGAGCTGGCGGATAAAGTTCGCTTAATGCGGAACTTTGGGTTCTCGGGATACGACAATGTCGTTTACCTCGGAACGAACGGGAAGATGAATGAACTTAACGCCGCAGTTGGGTTGAGTTCACTGGAGGGAATGCCGCAATTCATCGACACGAATCAGCGCAACTACGCTTGTTACGAAGAGGCCATCCTAGAGTTGCCTGGATTGCGGCTCTTGGAATACCCAAAGCAAGAGCGGCAGAACTACCAATACGTCGTCGTCGATGTCGATCCGAGTATCTGCCCACTGTCGCGCGATCAACTTGTGCAAATCTTGCACGCCCATAACGTGCTTGCGCGTCGCTACTTCTTCCCCGGCGTCCATCGCATGGAACCTTACTGCTCATTTTACCCCAATGCCGGACTTCTGTTGCCGGTGACCGAGCAATTGGCGAATCGCGTTTTGGTATTGCCGACAGGAACTTCGGTTACTGCCGAGGATATTGACGCGATTGGCAGCATTTTCGCTTGGGCGGCGGAAAACGCCGGCGAACTTCGCGAACGTTTAGCGAGGACTGTTCCCCAGGGAGAGTCCTTCGACGCGGAGGTGTCGGCATGAGCGTTCCCAAGGTCAGCGTTTGCATCATTACCTACAATCATGAGCGGTACATTCGACAGGCGATCGAATCGGTCTTACGGCAGAAGACGTCGTTTCCTATCGAAATCGTCATTGGTGAGGACTGTTCAACCGACAAAACACGCTCGATTGTAGAAGAGGCCCAAAAGCAGGAATCAGAGCGGATTAAGTTGCTGAAACGGGACGCGAACGTTGGAATGATGCGAAACTTCCTCGAAACGTACCATGCGTGCCGGGGAGACTTTATCGCTCTGTTGGAGGGAGATGACTACTGGACCGATCCAGGCAAGCTACAGCGACAGGTGGAGCTGTTGGAAAGCCATCCCAATTGGTCGCTTTGTTTTCACTCGGCCGATTACGTCGACGGGAAAGGGCGTTCGCTGGGCTATCGACATCCGCAAAGCTGCAACGAGACGCTCGACGTCGGCGAGATCGCGAAACGGAATTACGTACAGACCTGCTCGGTGATGGTGCGGCGAAGCATGCTGCCGCAACTGCCAGACTACTTCTTGGACTTGAAGCTCGGAGATTGGCCCCTCTGCATTTTGGCGGCGAAGCAAGGACCATTGGGTTACTGCGACGCTCCGATGGCCGCCTATCGCGTGCATGACGGAGGCGTTTGGACATCGGGGGCGAACGACGTCAAGATCGCCGCCGTGATTGACATGTACCTGCGCGTCCTGCGAGATAATCCCGATTTGCATGAGGAGATTCGAGATGCGATTGCATCGGATCGACAGGAGGCGATCGCTTGGTTGCAAGAGTCGCTGGAATTGCAGACCAAGTCATGGACGTGGCGCGTCGGGAGTATGGTGACATGGCCAGCCAGGGCGCTCCACAAACGAATCGCACTGTGGTTCGCCCTGGCCGCAATTTGGTATCGTTTCACGAGCTTCGACTGAAAAGCGACGAAACGTCCTGGAAAATTTGGAGGTGACTCTTGATTGCAAAACTCGCTTCGTATTTTCAGAAGGGAGGGAATCTGTTGCTGAAGAACGTGGTTGGCTTGAACTTATTGCCAGGCGAAACTTCGCAGACGTTTTACGCGGATGATGGCCTCTGGACGTTACACAATCACGACTTCATGCAGGACGAAAAGTATCGAAACGCCTACGAGCGAGGCGTGCAAGCTTGCAGCAATAACCGGATGTACTGGCGCGTTCACACGGCGCTGTGGGCCGCGTCCGTGGCGCAGCACGTTGCGGGCGATTTTGTCGAGTGCGGCGTTAATCGAGGATTCGTTTCTTCGGCCGTGATGACCTATTTGGATTGGAATCGCCTGACGAAGAGCTTTTACCTGCTGGACACGTTTGGCGGAATTGACGCCCGCTTCGTTACCGAGGAAGAGAAGGCGGGGGGCGTCCTCACAAAGAATGACCGCGTTCTGGCGATGGGGGGATACGCGACCGATGTGGAAGCGGTTCGAGCGAATTTTCAGGAATGGGATCGCGTTCACATCATTCAAGGGACGGTTCCAGAAACGCTCGAACAAGTGCCCGCTGAGCAAATCGCCTATTTGCACATCGATATGAACAACGCGACTCCGGAAGCCGCCGCGACCGACTATTTTTGGCCGAAGATGTCCCCGGGCGGAGTGATTCTTTACGACGACTACGCTTATGTCGGCTACACGCCGCAGAAGAAAGCAATTGACGCACTGGCTGCGAAATACAACGTCCCAGTTCTTTCTCTGCCTACCGGGCAAGGCATTCTCATTAAACCTTGCATCTAATCGTGTTAAAGTCCTCGCTACCGCTGAAAGTCTTGCAGATCTCGGGTGCAGCTCCTGCCGACGCCGGCGATGGACGCTCGGCCACGTATTGCACCGTTCGAGCGATGTGCGACGCCGGAGATTCGATCGAATACGCGTATCTGTGGTCCCGAAATTCGCCCCCTTCGTCCACCTTCATTCGACAATGGGAAGCTGAATGCGAAGGCCGTTTGAGATTCTCGGAACTGCGAAACATGTTTGCTCTTTCCGATTGCTGGAGTTGGACGACGCGCATGATGTCGGGAGGGATGCGGTTTTCCAAAAGCGGACTGTTGCGGCGATCTCTTTGCAGTGTCGGTGATGCGAAAGCGATGTACGTACGCTTCGCTGGAATGCTTCTTGATCCGCCGCCGAAGGTAGTTCGATCGCTCCAACGCATCGCGGCGGATTCGAATGCGGACGTCGTTCAAGTCGACT is a genomic window containing:
- a CDS encoding class I SAM-dependent methyltransferase, giving the protein MDWHSFWDVYPNRFGDGNLLRQVGKTVKGVPISESQLQSLVQDVIGKLDLQKDDFLLDLCCGNGLLTKELAARCGGAVGVDFSKPMLESANEVNSGSNIEYLLMDARNIESLTTRFGGRFTKVMMYEALAYFDEDDVANLLRSLKPLMSDDARILFASVLDSDLKWRFFNTWGRRWNYLVNIRMRGRDPGIGKWWVRRDLARICEKAGFDAQFIPQDAALHTSHYRVDVVGTLVA
- a CDS encoding WbqC family protein — its product is MKLGVMQPYFFPYAGYFDLIDQVDRWIVFDTPQYIRHGWVNRNRILHPTTGWQYILVPLQKHSRDAAIREIRVKDNDWRDRILGQLNHYRKKAPYFAETCDLVRESLGGDDDRLCSINVRILGAVCSRLGISFNEKDVFSELDLEIENVEGPGDWALEIGRAVGASEYINPPNGKDLFDEERFRDAGIELVIQEFENLKYTCRGYEFEPGLSIIDCLMWRRPEEILDMLRAQRRGNAFAASSGNDA
- a CDS encoding aminotransferase class I/II-fold pyridoxal phosphate-dependent enzyme, with product MNNEVKLLSMPHNALAVPLHVGRPNIGDQTILMERIQAIFDGNWLTNDGPLVREFEQRVADLVGVRHCIAMCNGTVALEIAIRAVGLKGEVIVPSYTFVATAHALQWQEITPVFCDVDPQTQNLDPTQVERLITPRTSGIIGVHLWGRPCDVAALEEIAERRNLALMFDAAHAFGCSHEGKMIGSFGRCEVFSFHATKFVHCGEGGAIVTDDDELADKVRLMRNFGFSGYDNVVYLGTNGKMNELNAAVGLSSLEGMPQFIDTNQRNYACYEEAILELPGLRLLEYPKQERQNYQYVVVDVDPSICPLSRDQLVQILHAHNVLARRYFFPGVHRMEPYCSFYPNAGLLLPVTEQLANRVLVLPTGTSVTAEDIDAIGSIFAWAAENAGELRERLARTVPQGESFDAEVSA
- a CDS encoding glycosyltransferase, producing MSVPKVSVCIITYNHERYIRQAIESVLRQKTSFPIEIVIGEDCSTDKTRSIVEEAQKQESERIKLLKRDANVGMMRNFLETYHACRGDFIALLEGDDYWTDPGKLQRQVELLESHPNWSLCFHSADYVDGKGRSLGYRHPQSCNETLDVGEIAKRNYVQTCSVMVRRSMLPQLPDYFLDLKLGDWPLCILAAKQGPLGYCDAPMAAYRVHDGGVWTSGANDVKIAAVIDMYLRVLRDNPDLHEEIRDAIASDRQEAIAWLQESLELQTKSWTWRVGSMVTWPARALHKRIALWFALAAIWYRFTSFD
- a CDS encoding TylF/MycF/NovP-related O-methyltransferase, producing MIAKLASYFQKGGNLLLKNVVGLNLLPGETSQTFYADDGLWTLHNHDFMQDEKYRNAYERGVQACSNNRMYWRVHTALWAASVAQHVAGDFVECGVNRGFVSSAVMTYLDWNRLTKSFYLLDTFGGIDARFVTEEEKAGGVLTKNDRVLAMGGYATDVEAVRANFQEWDRVHIIQGTVPETLEQVPAEQIAYLHIDMNNATPEAAATDYFWPKMSPGGVILYDDYAYVGYTPQKKAIDALAAKYNVPVLSLPTGQGILIKPCI